From Poecile atricapillus isolate bPoeAtr1 chromosome Z, bPoeAtr1.hap1, whole genome shotgun sequence, one genomic window encodes:
- the TMEM267 gene encoding transmembrane protein 267 — protein sequence MVFVMASETEKAHALLQTFSTASVISSLGLGIFCFVADRLLQFSFIQQNDWLRALSDNAVHGILGMWSWAIVIGLKKKSDFTEITLAGFLASIIDVDHFFLAGSLSLKAALTLPRRPLLHCSTVIPVVALTLKFIMQLFRLKDSWCFLPWMLFISWTSHHVRDGIRHGLWICPFGKTPPLPYWLYVAITASLPHLCSFIMYLTGTRELMSIKHGIRIDV from the exons ATGGTTTTTGTCATGGCATCTGAGACTGAAAAGGCCCATGCTCTTCTTCAGACTTTCAGCACAGCGTCAGTTATTTCCAGTCTAGGTTTGGGGATATTCTGCTTTGTAGCAGACAGACTTCTGCAGTTTTCCTTCATTCAGCAAAATGACTGGCTCCGAGCCTTATCTGATAATGCAGTGCATGGTATACTGGGGATGTGGTCCTGGGCAATAGTGATTGGACTCAAGAAGAAAAGTGACTTCACTGAGATCACCCTGGCTGGCTTCCTTGCCTCTATCATTGATGTGGACCACTTCTTTCTTGCTGGATCTCTTTCATTAAAG gctgcTCTGACTCTTCCACGGAGACCACTTCTTCATTGTTCTACTGTGATTCCTGTGGTGGCTCTGACATTGAAGTTTATCATGCAACTTTTCAGGCTTAAGGACTCATGGTGCTTTCTTCCCTGGATGTTGTTCATATCCTGGACTTCTCATCATGTCCGTGATGGGATTCGTCATGGCCTCTGGATCTGCCCATTTGGAAAAACTCCTCCCTTGCCGTATTGGCTGTATGTGGCAATTACAGCATCTTTACCTCATCTATGTTCATTTATTATGTATTTAACGGGCACTAGAGAATTAATGTCTATAAAACATGGAATTCGCATTGATGTATAG